A genomic segment from Agrobacterium vitis encodes:
- a CDS encoding dTDP-4-dehydrorhamnose 3,5-epimerase family protein, translating to MSQRFQPEDTAIPGLTLLTRSRFGDERGFLSRLFCGEELVAFGWPGPVLQVNETGTAQKGTVRGLHFQHAPFAEWKLVTCIEGTILDVAVDLRQGSPSFLQHVCVELSGDNCRSLLIPPGFAHGFQALSDTVRMIYTHSAPYRAEAEGGLHPQDARIGIAWPLPVERLSARDQSHPLIQADFEGLIV from the coding sequence ATGAGTCAACGCTTCCAGCCCGAAGACACCGCGATCCCCGGCCTGACGCTGCTGACCCGCAGCCGGTTTGGCGACGAGCGTGGTTTTCTCAGCCGGTTGTTTTGCGGTGAAGAACTTGTGGCCTTTGGCTGGCCGGGGCCTGTCTTGCAGGTCAATGAAACCGGCACGGCGCAAAAAGGCACGGTGCGCGGCCTGCATTTTCAGCACGCGCCTTTTGCCGAGTGGAAACTGGTGACCTGCATCGAAGGCACAATCCTCGACGTGGCCGTGGATCTGCGCCAGGGCTCGCCGAGCTTTCTCCAGCATGTCTGCGTCGAGTTGTCGGGCGACAATTGCCGCTCGCTGCTGATCCCGCCGGGCTTTGCCCATGGGTTTCAGGCGCTGAGCGACACTGTACGGATGATCTATACCCATTCCGCGCCTTACCGTGCGGAGGCTGAAGGCGGGCTTCACCCGCAGGATGCAAGGATCGGCATTGCCTGGCCTTTGCCGGTTGAGCGGCTGTCTGCGCGAGACCAGAGCCATCCGCTGATCCAGGCCGATTTCGAAGGACTGATCGTATGA
- a CDS encoding class I SAM-dependent methyltransferase, which produces MRPFLDLGTAPPSNSYVKAKDLVKPELWYPLVIRVCEDCLLVQTEDFAARETFFSHDYAYFSSFSSSWLAHAKSYVEAMSKRFGLNEGAKVVEVAANDGYLLQYVRERGIACLGVEPTASTARAARDRGIDIVEEFFGVELAKKLVADGWAADLTAANNVLAHVPDINDFVAGFAQLLKPAGVATFEFPHLMNMISERQFDTAYHEHYSYLSLLAVDRIFAGNGLMVFDVETTPWHGGSLRVLACRADSKAHVRTPAVEAMLVRERQAGLDAVTGYDGFQAEAEAVRNDFLSFLIDCNRKSLSVAAYGAAAKGNTLLNFAGIKAGQIDFVVDKNPAKQGMFLPGSRVPIVSEEVLKTRKPDRLVILPWNLTAEIKQQLSYIADWGGKFVTVVPNLTVDP; this is translated from the coding sequence ATGCGACCCTTTCTCGATCTCGGCACAGCGCCGCCCTCCAATTCCTATGTGAAGGCCAAGGATCTGGTAAAGCCGGAGCTTTGGTATCCGCTGGTCATCCGGGTCTGCGAAGACTGCCTTTTGGTGCAGACCGAGGATTTCGCCGCCCGTGAAACCTTCTTTTCCCACGACTATGCTTATTTTTCCTCGTTTTCCTCGTCCTGGCTGGCGCATGCCAAATCCTATGTCGAGGCGATGAGCAAACGGTTCGGGCTTAACGAAGGCGCGAAAGTGGTGGAAGTGGCTGCCAATGACGGCTACCTGCTGCAATATGTGCGTGAACGCGGCATCGCCTGCCTGGGTGTGGAGCCAACGGCCAGCACGGCCCGGGCCGCGCGCGACAGGGGTATTGATATCGTCGAAGAGTTTTTCGGCGTGGAACTGGCGAAAAAGCTGGTGGCCGACGGCTGGGCCGCGGATCTCACCGCCGCCAACAATGTGCTGGCGCATGTGCCTGACATCAACGATTTCGTCGCAGGCTTTGCCCAATTGCTGAAACCGGCGGGTGTTGCCACCTTCGAATTTCCGCACCTGATGAACATGATCTCGGAGCGCCAGTTCGATACGGCCTATCACGAGCATTATTCCTATTTGTCGCTTCTGGCTGTTGATCGGATTTTTGCTGGCAACGGCCTGATGGTGTTTGATGTGGAAACCACGCCCTGGCATGGCGGTAGCCTGCGGGTGCTGGCCTGCCGGGCCGACAGCAAGGCCCATGTCCGCACACCGGCTGTCGAGGCGATGCTGGTGCGTGAAAGACAGGCCGGACTTGATGCTGTCACAGGCTATGACGGCTTTCAGGCTGAGGCTGAAGCCGTGCGCAATGATTTTCTGTCCTTCCTGATCGATTGCAACCGGAAAAGTCTCTCTGTTGCCGCCTATGGTGCAGCGGCCAAGGGCAATACGCTGTTGAACTTCGCTGGCATCAAAGCCGGTCAGATCGATTTCGTCGTCGACAAGAACCCGGCCAAGCAAGGCATGTTCCTGCCCGGAAGCCGCGTGCCGATTGTTTCGGAAGAGGTTCTGAAAACCCGTAAACCTGACAGACTGGTGATCCTCCCATGGAATCTGACGGCAGAAATCAAACAACAGCTTTCCTATATCGCCGATTGGGGTGGGAAGTTCGTGACCGTGGTGCCGAACCTGACAGTCGATCCATAA
- a CDS encoding glycosyltransferase family 2 protein, producing the protein MTDKPTLSICVPSRNRQIYFQKTIEGLLRNKRTDVEFIFTDNSDDPTVMNDFMADLATDKRIVYLPTTDRVLSMMDNWERTIHASRGEWVVFIGDDDFIEPDVAGLILRIDEINPDMEALSWGILNYYWPVEGEAVCTVVVPFDRTVMRLTRAELMRRMFGWHESTSVPTSGFSIYHSAIRRRLLDRIYAKYHHRYFEHPVVDYDMAMKVICEAQDFVVCQRPFSMLGACPQSNSFSIGRLEDTKMRAKIFMDEFGKNFEEDPTLRDFPFSSFLGCTATIGVTQQWFRKTYNVSYTGWEKGYASACALNTETYRDREAFDIIRAGYETAFRNWQGGRFLSHYQPVWRGDIPVTPMSGATSAGVMVLADIAGATSPAELWDVVSAMVVAPDDILVRPTGLRLQNEEEFATNELMRLEGNMRVGSSEKAAPGKPVAMRNDRHTRGRRR; encoded by the coding sequence ATGACCGACAAGCCAACCCTTTCGATTTGCGTGCCTTCGCGCAACCGTCAAATCTATTTCCAGAAGACCATCGAGGGCTTGCTGCGCAACAAGCGCACCGATGTCGAGTTCATTTTTACCGACAATTCCGACGATCCCACCGTGATGAACGATTTCATGGCGGATCTCGCGACGGATAAGCGTATTGTCTATCTTCCTACAACCGATCGTGTCCTCTCGATGATGGACAATTGGGAGCGGACGATTCATGCCAGCCGAGGCGAGTGGGTGGTGTTCATCGGCGATGACGATTTCATCGAGCCTGATGTTGCCGGACTGATCCTGCGGATAGACGAGATCAATCCGGATATGGAGGCATTATCCTGGGGAATTTTGAATTATTACTGGCCAGTCGAAGGAGAAGCGGTCTGTACTGTAGTTGTGCCGTTTGACCGAACCGTCATGCGTTTAACCAGGGCAGAGCTGATGCGCCGGATGTTTGGCTGGCACGAGTCGACATCCGTTCCAACGTCGGGCTTTTCCATTTACCATTCCGCTATCAGGCGAAGGCTGCTGGATCGGATCTATGCCAAATATCATCACCGTTACTTTGAGCATCCGGTTGTCGACTACGATATGGCGATGAAAGTGATCTGTGAAGCGCAGGACTTCGTCGTGTGCCAACGGCCATTCTCAATGCTCGGAGCCTGCCCCCAGAGCAATTCTTTTTCTATCGGTCGCTTGGAAGACACCAAGATGCGGGCCAAAATTTTCATGGACGAATTCGGCAAGAATTTTGAAGAAGACCCGACGCTGCGGGATTTCCCATTCAGCTCCTTTCTGGGCTGTACGGCGACCATTGGCGTCACCCAGCAATGGTTCCGGAAGACTTATAATGTCAGCTATACGGGGTGGGAAAAGGGCTATGCAAGCGCCTGCGCACTCAATACCGAAACCTATCGAGACAGGGAGGCCTTTGACATCATTCGCGCAGGTTACGAGACGGCCTTCCGCAATTGGCAGGGTGGAAGGTTTCTTTCACATTACCAACCGGTCTGGCGCGGCGACATACCCGTGACGCCCATGAGCGGTGCGACCTCTGCCGGGGTGATGGTGCTTGCCGATATCGCTGGGGCAACGTCCCCTGCCGAGCTTTGGGATGTCGTTTCGGCGATGGTTGTGGCTCCCGACGATATTCTCGTCCGTCCGACAGGCTTGCGTCTGCAGAACGAAGAGGAGTTTGCCACCAACGAACTTATGCGGCTCGAAGGGAATATGCGTGTTGGCAGTTCTGAAAAGGCAGCTCCCGGCAAGCCGGTCGCCATGCGCAATGACCGACACACCAGAGGCCGGCGGCGCTGA
- a CDS encoding cephalosporin hydroxylase family protein yields MNTVEDFKALVSRNIQSIGESKEFLDLSNRWIETCIPLGYMYNFSWLGRPIIQIPQDSYAIQEMIWSVKPDLVIETGIAHGGSLVMSASMLAMIDYCEAVEKGEMLDPKTSRRKVLGIDIDIRAHNRAAIKAHPMSHKISMIEGSSVAPDIIAQVKDIAKDYGKVMVFLDSNHTHEHVLQELELYAPLVSKGSYCAVWDTLVEDMPESMYPERPWGPGDNPRTAVWEYMRRLEQEGRTAADGAPLHLEYDHALEHKIAITVSRDGFLRRV; encoded by the coding sequence ATGAATACTGTCGAAGATTTCAAGGCTTTGGTAAGCCGTAACATCCAGTCGATCGGCGAGAGCAAGGAATTCCTCGACTTGTCCAATCGCTGGATCGAGACATGCATACCGCTGGGCTATATGTATAATTTCAGCTGGCTGGGCCGGCCCATCATCCAGATCCCGCAGGACAGCTATGCTATCCAGGAGATGATTTGGTCGGTCAAACCGGATCTGGTGATCGAAACCGGCATAGCCCATGGCGGCTCGCTGGTGATGAGCGCCTCCATGCTGGCAATGATCGATTATTGCGAGGCCGTGGAAAAAGGCGAAATGCTGGACCCCAAGACCAGCCGCCGCAAGGTGCTCGGCATCGATATCGACATCCGCGCCCATAACCGCGCCGCCATCAAGGCCCATCCGATGAGCCACAAGATCAGCATGATCGAGGGCTCTTCCGTCGCGCCTGATATCATTGCTCAGGTCAAGGATATCGCCAAGGATTATGGAAAGGTCATGGTTTTCCTCGATTCCAACCATACCCATGAGCATGTATTGCAGGAACTGGAGCTTTATGCGCCGCTTGTCTCCAAGGGCTCCTATTGCGCTGTCTGGGATACGCTGGTGGAGGACATGCCGGAAAGCATGTATCCCGAACGGCCCTGGGGTCCAGGCGACAACCCCAGAACCGCGGTCTGGGAATATATGCGACGCTTGGAGCAGGAAGGCCGTACGGCTGCCGATGGCGCGCCGCTGCACCTTGAATACGACCACGCGCTGGAGCACAAAATCGCCATCACCGTTTCACGCGATGGATTTCTGCGTCGGGTGTGA
- a CDS encoding NAD-dependent epimerase/dehydratase family protein, translated as MGKTILLTGATGFVGRQIHRALLNAGHSVVAVVRPQSSSVLATEGRAARVIETEDVFAQSVDWWAAQCQGCDAVIHAAWYVEAGKYLDSPLNFHCVTGSLALAQGAARAGIAHFIGLGTCVEYRLPSDHLTVDSPLEPKTLYAAAKLSTYQMLDRYFAGLGLGFSWCRIFYLYGEGEHPARLVPYVRQCLEQGTVAKLSKGTQWRDFLDVNEAGKMIAGVIETGQTGALNICSGKAITIRALVERIADDYGRRDLLEFGTAEIHPSDPLAVVGVCNVETVKPVSEGMAAG; from the coding sequence ATGGGCAAGACGATACTGTTAACGGGAGCGACGGGCTTTGTCGGAAGGCAGATCCACCGTGCTCTGCTGAACGCCGGACACAGCGTGGTTGCTGTCGTGCGGCCGCAATCCTCAAGCGTTCTTGCCACAGAGGGCCGTGCCGCGAGAGTGATCGAGACGGAGGATGTGTTCGCGCAATCGGTCGATTGGTGGGCGGCCCAATGCCAGGGCTGCGACGCGGTCATCCACGCCGCCTGGTATGTGGAGGCGGGGAAATATCTGGATTCGCCGCTGAATTTTCACTGCGTCACCGGCAGTTTGGCCTTGGCGCAAGGGGCTGCCCGTGCTGGCATTGCCCATTTCATCGGCCTTGGCACCTGTGTCGAATACCGGCTGCCGTCGGACCATTTGACAGTAGATTCGCCCCTTGAGCCGAAGACGCTTTATGCCGCCGCCAAGCTTTCCACCTACCAGATGTTGGACCGGTATTTCGCAGGCCTTGGCCTTGGGTTTTCCTGGTGCCGGATCTTTTATCTCTATGGGGAAGGCGAGCATCCTGCCCGTCTAGTGCCTTACGTGAGGCAGTGCCTCGAACAAGGTACAGTTGCCAAGCTTTCCAAGGGCACACAATGGCGCGATTTTCTGGATGTGAACGAGGCGGGAAAGATGATTGCCGGGGTGATCGAGACCGGACAGACCGGCGCACTCAATATCTGCTCGGGCAAGGCGATCACCATTCGGGCGCTGGTGGAACGCATCGCAGACGACTACGGCCGCCGCGACCTGCTGGAATTCGGCACGGCAGAGATCCATCCTTCCGATCCTCTGGCGGTGGTCGGTGTGTGCAATGTTGAGACGGTCAAGCCCGTCTCAGAAGGAATGGCTGCCGGTTGA